The Streptomyces sp. NBC_01268 genome window below encodes:
- a CDS encoding response regulator transcription factor yields the protein MPRVLLIEDDPSVREGVELGLRRRGHEVRTAATGEAGLAALREFLPDLLLLDLMLPGMNGVQVCRQVRETSQLPIIMLTARGDDFDVVIGLEAGADDYIVKPARTEVIEARIRAVLRRIDEPGGARQAVEFHGELAVDRTGLTVAKNGERIALAPSELKLLLHLTAAPEQVFSRQQLLEHVWEHSFHGDARLVDACVRRLRNKIEDTPGDPRYIQTLRGFGYRFGPL from the coding sequence ATGCCACGCGTGCTGCTGATCGAAGACGACCCCTCCGTCCGCGAAGGCGTCGAGCTCGGGCTCCGGCGCCGCGGGCACGAGGTGCGCACCGCCGCCACCGGGGAGGCTGGGCTCGCCGCGCTGCGCGAGTTCCTCCCCGACCTGCTGCTGCTCGACCTCATGCTGCCCGGGATGAACGGCGTCCAGGTCTGCCGCCAGGTCCGCGAGACCAGCCAGCTGCCGATCATCATGCTCACCGCGCGCGGCGACGACTTCGACGTCGTCATCGGCCTGGAGGCGGGTGCCGACGACTACATCGTCAAGCCCGCCCGTACCGAGGTCATCGAGGCCCGGATCCGGGCCGTGCTCCGCCGGATCGACGAGCCCGGCGGCGCACGCCAGGCCGTGGAGTTCCACGGGGAGCTCGCCGTCGACCGGACCGGCCTCACCGTGGCCAAGAACGGCGAACGCATCGCCCTCGCCCCCTCCGAGCTCAAGCTGCTGCTCCACCTCACCGCCGCCCCCGAGCAGGTCTTCAGCCGCCAGCAGCTCCTCGAACACGTCTGGGAGCACAGCTTCCACGGCGACGCCCGGCTCGTCGACGCCTGCGTCCGCCGCCTCCGCAACAAGATCGAGGACACCCCCGGCGACCCCCGCTACATCCAGACCCTGCGCGGCTTCGGCTACCGCTTCGGACCGTTGTGA
- the murJ gene encoding murein biosynthesis integral membrane protein MurJ produces MTATATEAAPAKSPSVLRSGALMAAGSLVSRATGFVRSAVVAAAIGTGFVADGYAVGNSVPTIVYMLLLGGALNAVFVPELVKAAKEHADGGAAYTDRLLTVCVLALTVLTGVAVLAAPAIVDGYTDYTGAQRDMTVAFARSCLPQIFFLGLFTLLGQVLNARGRFGAMMWTPVLNNVVVVGVFGLFLAVSTGGGLTPGETALLGWGTTAGIALQALALVPSLKAAGFRWRPRFDWRGSGLTAPLKAAGWLVLLVLTNQAAYWVTTKIATAAGQRAEGAGLSAYNNAYLLWAVPHGIVTVALVTALLPRMSAAAAEGDLAGVRRDVAYAQRTSMAAIVPAACVLFALAVPLMGLVFGYGRTDAGAVRSMAWILMALAPGLVALSGQYVCTRAFYALRDTRTPFFLNLVIAGLNALLAVCSYTVLPARWAVAGMAAGYSLALWTGWGLTAYVLGRRLKGARLPEAGAASTGAGSALLRLLAAAVPAAGAGLLVADRTTGAGSVLSGLAGAGAVVAVFALLARPLRLTEVRALLTGATARLTRRR; encoded by the coding sequence ATGACGGCCACGGCCACCGAGGCCGCCCCGGCGAAGTCCCCGTCCGTGCTGCGCAGCGGCGCGCTGATGGCGGCCGGTTCGCTCGTCTCGCGCGCCACCGGCTTCGTCCGCTCCGCCGTCGTCGCGGCGGCCATCGGCACCGGCTTCGTCGCCGACGGCTACGCGGTCGGCAACTCCGTCCCCACGATCGTCTACATGCTGCTCCTCGGCGGCGCGCTCAACGCGGTCTTCGTCCCCGAGCTGGTCAAGGCGGCCAAGGAACACGCGGACGGCGGCGCGGCCTACACCGACCGGCTGCTCACCGTCTGCGTGCTCGCCCTCACCGTGCTGACCGGCGTCGCCGTGCTCGCGGCCCCCGCGATCGTCGACGGGTACACCGACTACACCGGCGCCCAGCGGGACATGACCGTCGCGTTCGCCCGCTCCTGCCTGCCGCAGATCTTCTTCCTCGGCCTGTTCACGCTGCTCGGGCAGGTGCTCAACGCCCGCGGCCGGTTCGGCGCGATGATGTGGACGCCGGTCCTCAACAACGTCGTCGTGGTCGGCGTCTTCGGACTGTTCCTCGCCGTCTCCACGGGCGGCGGGCTCACGCCCGGCGAGACCGCGCTGCTCGGCTGGGGCACCACCGCGGGCATCGCCCTCCAGGCCCTCGCCCTCGTGCCCTCCCTGAAGGCGGCCGGCTTCCGCTGGCGCCCCCGCTTCGACTGGCGGGGCAGCGGCCTGACCGCGCCCCTGAAGGCGGCGGGCTGGCTGGTCCTCCTGGTCCTCACCAACCAGGCCGCGTACTGGGTGACCACCAAGATCGCCACGGCGGCCGGGCAGCGCGCCGAGGGCGCCGGCCTCAGCGCGTACAACAACGCCTACCTGCTGTGGGCCGTCCCGCACGGCATCGTCACCGTCGCCCTGGTCACCGCCCTGCTGCCGCGGATGAGCGCCGCGGCGGCCGAGGGCGACCTGGCGGGGGTGCGCCGGGACGTCGCCTACGCCCAGCGCACCAGCATGGCGGCGATCGTCCCCGCCGCGTGCGTGCTGTTCGCCCTGGCCGTCCCGCTGATGGGCCTGGTCTTCGGCTACGGCCGCACCGACGCCGGCGCCGTCCGCTCCATGGCCTGGATCCTGATGGCCCTCGCACCCGGCCTCGTCGCCCTCTCCGGCCAGTACGTCTGCACCCGCGCCTTCTACGCGCTGCGCGACACCCGCACGCCCTTCTTCCTGAACCTGGTCATCGCGGGCCTCAACGCCCTGCTCGCCGTCTGCTCGTACACCGTCCTGCCCGCCCGCTGGGCCGTGGCGGGCATGGCCGCGGGCTACTCCCTGGCGCTGTGGACGGGCTGGGGCCTCACGGCGTACGTGCTCGGGCGCAGGCTCAAGGGCGCGCGGCTCCCGGAAGCCGGGGCCGCGTCCACCGGCGCCGGTTCCGCGCTGCTGCGGTTGCTGGCCGCCGCCGTGCCCGCCGCCGGGGCCGGGCTGCTCGTCGCCGACCGCACCACCGGCGCCGGCTCCGTCCTCTCCGGCCTGGCCGGCGCGGGCGCCGTCGTCGCCGTCTTCGCCCTCCTCGCCCGGCCGCTCCGGCTCACCGAGGTGCGGGCCCTGCTCACGGGCGCCACCGCCCGGCTCACCCGGCGGCGCTGA